The genome window AGGCTCCGGGTCTGCGGAAGCGCGTGGCGAATCTGCGGAGCGAGCTGGAGTTTCTGCTGGAGTCGACTTCGGGAAACATGGTGTATTGGCTGGAGCGGCGGGTTTCGGGTGGCTTGCAGAAGCAGTCGCGAACGACATTTTTGCAGGCTACGCCGATCGATGTTTCGGGATTGCTGGATGACCAGTTGTTTCAGAGTTTTCCGACGGTGGTGCTGACTTCGGCGACGCTTACGGTGCAGGGGAGTTTTGAGCACATTCGCAAGCGGCTGGGGATGGGGCTTGAGCAGGGTGCGGCGCGGGAGTTGGTGGTGCCTTCGCATTTCCGGTATCCCGAGCAGGCTTTGCTGTATCTGCCGCCGGAGATGCCGGATCCGCGTGCGCCGGAGTTTCAGGAGGTGGCGGCGCGGTGTATTCAGCAGGTACTGGGGATCACGAAGGGCCGGGCATTTTGCCTGTTTACGAGCTACAGCCAGATGCGCGACTTGTACGAGCGGCTGCTGCCGGTGCTGGATTATCCGATATTGCTGCATGGAACGGCTCCGCGGAATACGCTGCTGGAGCAGTTTCGGACTACTCCGAATGCGGTGCTGTTTGGGACGGCGAGTTTCTGGCAGGGGGTGGATGTGCAGGGCGAGGCGCTGAGCTGCGTGATCATCGACAAGCTGCCGTTCGCGGTGCCGAACGATCCGGTGGTGGCGGCGCGGATGCGGGCGATTGAGGATGCGGGCGGGAAGCCGTTTTTCGAATACCAGGTGCCGAGCGCGGTGATTACGCTGAAGCAGGGGTTTGGGCGGCTGATTCGTTCGCTGGAGGATCGGGGAGTGCTGGTGCTGCTGGACCCGAGGATTCGGCAGAAGCGGTATGGGCAGGCGTTTCTGGAGAGTTTGCCGCCTTATCGTGTCACTACTTCGATTACGGATGTTGGGCTGTTTTTTGAGTAGAAATTTGCAGTAGTTCTCAATATGGCATACGCAAAATTGATTATAATAACGCTTGAAAAATAAACAAAATTGCTTATTATTAAAGAATGAAGAGTACGGAGTTCAAGCGCTGGCTGGCAGATCAAGGCGCAACCTTTAAGACCGCGAAAGGTTCGCATTTGAAGGTTTTACTCAACGGTAAAGTCTCCATTCTGCCAATGCACAATAAGGAACTCGGTACAGGCCTGGTACAGGCAATCAAAAAGCAGCTCGGTTTGAAATAGGAGATATCATATGCGCTATCCGATAACGATTCAGCCCGATGGAAGATTCTTTCTGGTGACTTTTCCTGATATTCCGGAGGCTATTACTCAGGGAGAAACCGAAGAAGAGGCTCTTTTGGCAGCGAAAGACGCGCTTGAGTCTGCGCTGGATTTCTATTTTGAAGATAATCGTGCGGTTCCAGTTCCATCCAAGGTGAAGCGTGGGCAGCGCTATGTTGATCTTCCAACCAGTGTCGGCGCCAAGGTTCTCCTGCTGAATGAAATGATCACGCAGAAGGTGCGGCCTGCGGAGTTAGCTCGACGTTTGAGTGTTACGCCGCAGGAGGTGACTCGCCTGATCGATGTTAATCACACATCGAAGATCGATGGAATCGCGAATGCCCTGAGCGCACTCGGCAAAACGATGGAAATTCGAGTCGTATAGCAAGAGCGTAATTCGATGCGCCACTTGAGGAATAAGGGAATCAAGGATGTAATTCCTCCCAGCGGCTAAGGCTGAAGATGATTGATGCTGCTTAAAACCTTTTGCGCTCTGGAACCGGAGGGGGTCTGGTGAACGGTAGAATCAAAGTTGTTCTGTTTCGATCCTCCTATGTCTAAGAACTTTTATGTTTTGGCTGGAACGCTGGGGCTGCTTGCACTCATCTCGGGTGCGATGACGTTTGTGCCTTCCAGTTTTCAGCCGGGATTGCCTGCAAATGCTTCGTTGTGGAAGACGCTGGCGATGTTTTTGCTGCTGGCCGGGCTGGTTTCTACGTTGATTGGGTCGATGTCGCATTTGTTTGAGCAGGTGGATCGGCGGACGGAAGAACGGCGGCGGGCGGCGCGGAAGCGGCGGAAGAATCTCTAAGTTGGGGAGATTTTAGAGGATGCGGATGCCTGCTTTGCTGGTGGTGGGTTTGGTTGGATAATTTGTCTTTTCTGTTGGGTGGAGAAGCAGATTCCCTTTGGGAATGACAGACAGAACGGCAAGGGCAACTGCAACTGCTTAGAGCGGCCTGGCTGGGAGTGGGGACTACGTTCTGAAGTTCGATACTTTGTGCGGACTTACTTGCTGCCTATCTTGCTTATGGATTCCGCTGGGTTGGTTGAAGCAACTAAGATAAAGATGGGTCTGATCTCTCCTACAGAAAGCATTGAATTCTATGTATGAAGTAACGGTGGATGCGGGTTTTTCTTCGGGGCATTATCTACGGAATTATCGCGGGAAGTGCGAGAATCCGCATGGGCATAACTACAAGGTGCGTGTGACGCTGATTGGGCAGGAGCTGGATGCAACGGGGCTGCTGTTGGATTTCAAGCTGTTGAAGCAGGTGTTGCGGCCGGTGATTGACCGGATCGATCACCAGATGTTGAACGACCTGGAGCCGTTTATCGAGCTGAATCCTTCAGCGGAGAATCTGGCGCGGTACTTTTACGATGAAACTCGCAGCCAGTTGCATGAGATGACGGGTGGGCGGGTTCGCGTGAAGGATTGCACGATCTGGGAGACGGATACGACTACGGCTACTTATTTCGAGTAGGGCTGTGTGTTTGAGGACAAACTTGTTTGGGGGAGCATTTCCTGAGGCCTGAAGGCCTCTGCTCCTTCCAGGGCTTTTGCCTGGACTTTTACTTCTCATCCTTCGCTTCGCCGTTTTGCGAAGGATGAGAAGCAACGACTTCTACGGTTGTTTGGCTATGGCGAGCATCTTGCGCATGAAGTCGTCCTGCGGGAAATCTTCTAAATACTTTTCCATTTGCGCCTGGGCTTCTTCGTATTGCCTGGCGTTGATCAGGCGCAGAACCAGAGCCTTGCGCGGAGTGGCGTTGAAGGGATCGAGGGCTACGGCTTTTCTGGCGAGCGAGACGGCTTCTTCGGGTTGGTTTTTCTGGTCGGATATGTCGGATAAATCGGCGTAGACGGCAGGCTGGGCGGGGTCGAGTTGCAGGGACCGCTGCAGGTGTTCGCTGGCCTGGTCGAGCTTGCCGCCCTGTAGATCCTGATGGCCGAGCGAGGCTTGAACGATGGCGTTTTCCGGGGCCGTTTTTTCGAGTGCGCGCAGGGTTCGGAGCCAGGATGCGGCGTATTCGGGCTTTTGATCTTTGAGCTGATCGTAGGCCTGCAGGAGCGTGATCGCGGGTGGTGGAGCGGTGTTGCCCGGAGAGTGATTGAGATAAATTACATCGGGCAGGGCGGCGGTTGTCTGCTCAAAGACGGCGTCTGGGTAGGGCTCGTCGATGGTGGTGACGATGCGGTGGTTGGTGATGCTGCTATGGCTGAGCGCGGGGTTTTCGTGCTGGGGCATGTGGCAGCCGATGCAGTTGTCTGCCGCGGTGGTGGCTTGTCGCGCGGCCTTTGGCGCTTTGCAGCTTTGCTCGGTGTGGCAGCTCAGGCATTTGCCGTTGAAGAAGGCTGGAGCCTCTTCTTTGGCGGGCTCGATGTGGGGATCATGGCAGGTGATGCAGCGCATTTGCTGTGCCTGCGGCTTGGTGATGCTGGCGCGGTAGCACTTGCTCATGATCATGGAGTAGTAGTGCTGGGCGTGGTCGGGGCTGGGCGGATCCTGGCGTGTGGGCGGAATCATGAGGATGGCCATGATGCGGTCGAGCGGTTGACCGGGCCGGAAATCCTGATAGGTTTTGCCGGACTGGAAAACACGTGCATCCCCGGTCTGATGGCAGGACATGCAGATGTCGTCTGACAGAGCGGTGGCGAGGTGTGCAGGGTTCACGATTGTCGGGTCTTTGCCTTTTTCGTAGGAGTCTCCCTGGCCCATGGCTTCGACGTGTGCGGCTCCGGGGCCGTGGCAGTTTTCGCAGCCGATTGCGGTCTGGGTAAATGGTGGAGATTGGTATTTGCCCATGGATTGCGGGATGGGCTGAGAGCGGCCTGCGTGGCAGAAGATGCAGCCGGGGGCGATCAGCCGGCTGAAGCCGTAGTCCCCTTGCTGATAACCGGGCGAAAGGTTCCAGAGTCTGGTGCGCGGGTAGTAGGAGAGCGGCGCCTGGAAGAGATATCCGTCGTGGGTGATGAGGCCGCCGAGGCCGTTGGTGTTGGTGCCGATGATCCACTCGATGGAGTGGGTGTTGCGAAAGACTTCCTTACCTGCGTCGGGACCGGTGGTCTGGAGCTGGTATTCGCTTTGATAGAGCTTGCCGTCTTTGGCGAAGGATTGATACCAGCGGTCGAGGGCCTGGTTATAGACGGGCTGCGAGGTTGGAAGAGTGCGGATGAAATCCGGGGTGACCGGGGTCAGAGAACGGCCCATGGTGGTGTGGGTGAAGTGGTTGTAAATCTCGGCATGGCAGCGGGAGCAGGCGAGCGCGCCGACATAGCCATCCGATTTGGCAGGCGTGCTTTTGTCTGGTGTGCTTTGCGCGGTGGCTTGTGGGGCGGGAAACAGCGCTGCGATTGCTGCGAGGACGAGCATTCTGATTGCCAGTACGCGCACTCTGGCGGCCAGCCCGCGGCGGGTTGTGGGTGTCGAGAAGAGGCATTTTCTGACAGGCGCAAGGCGGGCGGCGAGGGCTGAGTTCATAGTGGCTTTGAATGGAATTTCATGGTCGGATTTCGTGAGCAATTGGAATAATCATTGAAAAAATCAGATTAGACGCAGCGGGAAATCTATTCTCTGGCCATGGCGAGCATCTTACGCATGAAGTCGTCTTCGGGGAAGAGCTGGAGGTACTTCTCCATTGCTGCCTGGGCCTCTTCGTAGTGTTTGCCGTTGATGAGGCGGAAGACGAGAGTCTTTTGCAGGGCGGGTACGAAGGGATCAAGGAGGATGGCTTTCTTCTGGGCGGCGATGGCTTCTTCGGGCTGATTGGCCTGGTCGTATGCTTCGGAGAGATCGACGCAGGCTTCGGTCTGGGTGGGGTCGAGTTGCAGGGATTGCTGCAGGTGAGAGATGGCTTGCGGCAGGTTGTGGTCCTGGAGGTCGCGGTGGCCCAGCGCGGCCTGTACTAGCGCGTTGCGGGTGGTGGTGGTTTCCAGTTCCGAGAGAGTTTTGAGCCAGGATGCGGTGTAGGTGGCGGCGTACTGCGGCTTCTGCTTGAGGATGTCGGCGTAGGCTTGCAGGCGGGTCAATGCTGAGGCTGTTGCTGAGGGGGGTTGAGCAGAATCGCTGGCTCGATTGAGATGAATCAGGTCGGGCATGGCTGCTGAGGTTTGCTGGAAGGCTGCGTCTGGAAATGGTTCGTCGGGGCGGGCGAGGATGCGGTGGTTGGTGATGCTGCTGTGAGAGATCACGACGACATCGCGTTTGGGCATGTGGCAGCCGATGCAATTGTCCGCGGGGGATGTGGCCTGGCGCACGGCTTTGGGGGCTTTGCAGCTTTGCGCGGTGTGGCAGGTGAGGCATCGGCTGTTGAAGTATGCGGGGGCCTCGGCGGTGGTTGGTTCAATGTGCGGATCGTGGCAGGTGATGCAGCGCATCCGCTTGTCTTCAGGCTTCGAGAGGCTTGCACGGAAGCACTTGCTGAGAGACATGGAGTAGTAGTGCTCGACGTGATCGTCCTGGGGGGGATTTTCGCGGGTGGGCGGGATCTGAAAGATGGAGACGGTCTTGTCCAGAGGCTGGCCGGGGCGGAAGTCCTGGTAGGTTTTGCCGGGTTGCAGGACGCGGGTATCGCCGGTCTGATGGCAGGACATGCAGATGTCGTCGGATAGTTTCGCGGTGAGGCGGGCGGGGTTGACGATGGTGGGATCTTTACCTTTGGCGTAGGAGTCGCCCTGACCCATGGATTCGACGTGGGCGGAGCCGGGGCCGTGGCAGTTTTCGCAGCCTACGGATGCCTGGGTGAAGGGCTGAGCCGCATATTGGCCGGGATGGTTGGCTATGGGAACGGGGCGTCCGCTGTGGCAGTAGAGGCAGCCGGGCAGGAGGATGCGGTTGAAGCTGAGCGCTTCGTTCTGGTAGCCGGGGGAGAGTTGCCAGTGGGCCGCTTTGGAGTAGTAGGAGAGCGGCGCCTGGAAGAGATAGTCGTCGCGGCGCAGGAGTGCTCCAAAGCCGTTTTCGCCGGTACCGATGATCCATTGGAGTTGGTGGGTGTTACGGAAGAGCTGCTTGCCGGCTGCGTCGGTTTCGGATTCGGATTGGTAGAGTTTGCCGTTCTCGATCTGAACGGTGAATTGATGACCGGTTTTGGGGTCGGTGAAGCTGGCTGGGGCCTGGATGGTTTTCAGGTACTCCGGCGTGATCTGGGTGAGGGAGTGGCCCATGCTGGCTTGGGCGAAGTGATTGGCGATTTCGAGGTGGCAGCGGGAGCAGGCCTGGGTGTCTACGTAGGTTGGGGGTTTCTGGGCCGGTTTCTGAGCAGGTTTCTGGGCTGAGGATGGGATGAGTGCGAGGAGGCTTAGGAGAGCGATGGTTGCGGATTGGAGGCGGTTGGCCATCGATAGAACACAATCGCAGGTTGGTGTTGGGGATGTCCAGAGGGTTGGTTTTTGGGGTTGGTGGAGAGGGAGATTTTCTTTGGGAATGACAGATGCAAAGGCAAAGGTAACGGCAGAGGCTAAATGCTAACAGCAAATTCCCTGCGGGAATGACAGACAGAACTGCAAGTGCAAAGGCAAGTGCAAAGGCAAGTGCAACTGCAAGGGCAAAGGCAACTGCGATGGCTGAGGTTGATTCTGTTTGTTGAGCTACTTCATTCCGTCGAGGATGCTGCCTACTATGCCACCCATGACTCCGCCTTGCACTGTTTCTCGTTCGCCGGAGGGTAGGTAGGGGGCTAGTGCATGGGCCAGGCGCGGCAGGGGCAGGGATTGCAGCCAGACTCGGCCGGGGCCGGTCAGGGCGGCGAGGAAGAGGCCGTCGCCGCCGAAGATCATGTTCTTGATGCCGGGGACGCGGGTGATCTGGAAGGAGACGCTGCTTTGAAATGCTCCGACGTGGCCGGGGTGGACGCGGAGGGTTTCGCCGGGGGCGAGATCTTTGGTGATGACTTCGCCGGAGAGTTCGAGCCAGGCGGTGCCTACGCCACTGACTTTCTGGAGCAGGAAGCCGTCTCCGCCGAAGATACCTGCGCCGAGAGATTGCTGGAAGCCGACGCCTAGCTGGATCTGCGGGGTGGCGCATAGGAAGCCGTGGCGATGGATGAGGTAATCGTGGCCGGGCTGCACTTCAACGGGCAGGATGTGGCCGGGGACTTTGGCGGCGAAGGCGATTTCGCCGGGTGCTCCCCAGGCGCGGTACTCGGTCATGAAGAGGCTGCCGCCGCCTGCGACGCGCTTGAGGGCGCCGAAGAAGCCTCCGCCGCCGGCCATCTGGGTGTGGGTGGTCATCTGGATGGAGCTGGTCATCCAGGAGAGCTCGCCTGCCTCGGAGATGATGGTGTCGTTGGGTTGGAGGAGAAATTCCAGGACGGGCATGGTGGTGCCGAGGATGCGGGATTGCATGGGTAACTCCTGACCCGGACGGGCGTATTCAGGGGAAGTATACATCTGGGCTGTTTGGGATTGGGTGGGATTTGCTTTGGGAGGGAGGGTCGGGATGGCTTGGGGTACGGCAGGTTTCCTTCGGGAATGACAGACAGAAGGGCAAGGGCAACTACAACGGCAAAAGCAAGGGCAACGGCGAGGGCTAGGGCAACTGGTTTTTTCTATCTGGACCGCGCGATTGGTTGCGCGGTCCAGATGTGTTCACTTTTGTTTCGTTCTTTACTTTTGGGATTTGAAGGACTTGTCTGGGTAGGGTGGGGGGTTGGGAACTGGGCGCGGGTCTTGCTGGATCTCTTGTTTGAGCAGGTCCAGGGCGGATTGCAGTTGGGCGTCGGAGCCGGTGAAGCCGGCGTGGGGCAGATTTTCGACGGTTATGTCGGGTTCGACGCCGCGGCCCTCGATCAGCCACTTCCCTTCCGGGCCGTAGACGCCGATTTCGGGTGCCGTGGCGATGCCGTTGTCGGCCTGCTGGTTATCGAAACCGAGCCAGACTTCGCCGCCCCAGGTGCGGGTGCCGATAACCTTGCCGAGTTTCAGGCGCTTGATGCCTTCGGTGAAGGCTTCGCCGTCTGAACCGGTATTCTCGTCGCAAAGCACGACAATATGTCCGCGGAAGGCACCTTGCATGTTCCACGACGGTGCACCAACGCGCGGCTGCCAGTACATCCAGGCCTGACGGAGGAGCTTGCCGAGGAGCCATGAATCAATGTTTCCGCCGCCGTTGTGACGGACGTCGATGATGAGGCCCTGGCGGTTGAATATGGGGTAGTAGTCGCGAGCCCACTGGTCAATGTCTCCCGAACCCATGGCGCGGAGATGGACGTAACCGATTTGCTCGTTGGAGCTTTTTTCGACCTCGATGCGACGGGAATACTCCCACTCGCTGTAGCGCAGGTTAGACTCCTGGCCGGTAGAGATGGGGGTGACGAGGAGTTGCCGTTCGGTGCCTGTGGCTGACTTGACGCCGAGAAGCACGGGTGAGCCCGCTTTGCCGCGGAGCAGTACGCGCTCGTCGGGCACGGAGAGCGTGGGCTGGCCATTGATGGAGACAATGATTTCTCCGTCGGCTACGTGCGAATCGGGGCGGGCGAAGGGTGGCGCTTCGTTGGGAAGGTCTGGATCGTGGAGATAGACGTGCTCGACAACGTAGCCGCCTGCTTTTTCATCGCGACGTAGCTGCGCGCCGAAACCGGCGAGATCGATATCGTCCTCGGGCTGGCGCTGGTCGCCGCCGAAGACGAAGGTGTGCAGTACGGAGAGTTCGCCGACCATCTGGTCGATGACGTTGTTGAGTTCGTCCCGGTTTGAGACGCGATCGACGAGCGGCAGGTAGCGGTCACGCATTGCGGGCCAGTCGA of Acidicapsa ligni contains these proteins:
- a CDS encoding tetratricopeptide repeat protein codes for the protein MANRLQSATIALLSLLALIPSSAQKPAQKPAQKPPTYVDTQACSRCHLEIANHFAQASMGHSLTQITPEYLKTIQAPASFTDPKTGHQFTVQIENGKLYQSESETDAAGKQLFRNTHQLQWIIGTGENGFGALLRRDDYLFQAPLSYYSKAAHWQLSPGYQNEALSFNRILLPGCLYCHSGRPVPIANHPGQYAAQPFTQASVGCENCHGPGSAHVESMGQGDSYAKGKDPTIVNPARLTAKLSDDICMSCHQTGDTRVLQPGKTYQDFRPGQPLDKTVSIFQIPPTRENPPQDDHVEHYYSMSLSKCFRASLSKPEDKRMRCITCHDPHIEPTTAEAPAYFNSRCLTCHTAQSCKAPKAVRQATSPADNCIGCHMPKRDVVVISHSSITNHRILARPDEPFPDAAFQQTSAAMPDLIHLNRASDSAQPPSATASALTRLQAYADILKQKPQYAATYTASWLKTLSELETTTTRNALVQAALGHRDLQDHNLPQAISHLQQSLQLDPTQTEACVDLSEAYDQANQPEEAIAAQKKAILLDPFVPALQKTLVFRLINGKHYEEAQAAMEKYLQLFPEDDFMRKMLAMARE
- a CDS encoding type II toxin-antitoxin system HicB family antitoxin, which gives rise to MRYPITIQPDGRFFLVTFPDIPEAITQGETEEEALLAAKDALESALDFYFEDNRAVPVPSKVKRGQRYVDLPTSVGAKVLLLNEMITQKVRPAELARRLSVTPQEVTRLIDVNHTSKIDGIANALSALGKTMEIRVV
- a CDS encoding type II toxin-antitoxin system HicA family toxin — its product is MKSTEFKRWLADQGATFKTAKGSHLKVLLNGKVSILPMHNKELGTGLVQAIKKQLGLK
- the queD gene encoding 6-carboxytetrahydropterin synthase QueD → MYEVTVDAGFSSGHYLRNYRGKCENPHGHNYKVRVTLIGQELDATGLLLDFKLLKQVLRPVIDRIDHQMLNDLEPFIELNPSAENLARYFYDETRSQLHEMTGGRVRVKDCTIWETDTTTATYFE
- a CDS encoding TIGR00266 family protein, with translation MQSRILGTTMPVLEFLLQPNDTIISEAGELSWMTSSIQMTTHTQMAGGGGFFGALKRVAGGGSLFMTEYRAWGAPGEIAFAAKVPGHILPVEVQPGHDYLIHRHGFLCATPQIQLGVGFQQSLGAGIFGGDGFLLQKVSGVGTAWLELSGEVITKDLAPGETLRVHPGHVGAFQSSVSFQITRVPGIKNMIFGGDGLFLAALTGPGRVWLQSLPLPRLAHALAPYLPSGERETVQGGVMGGIVGSILDGMK